Proteins found in one Pongo pygmaeus isolate AG05252 chromosome 8, NHGRI_mPonPyg2-v2.0_pri, whole genome shotgun sequence genomic segment:
- the CXCL12 gene encoding stromal cell-derived factor 1 isoform X2, with protein sequence MNAKVVVVLALVLTALCLSDGKPVSLSYRCPCRFFESHVARANVKHLKILNTPNCALQIVARLKNNNRQVCIDPKLKWIQEYLEKALNKRFKM encoded by the exons ATGAACGCCAAGGTCGTGGTCGTGCTGGCTCTCGTGCTGACCGCGCTCTGCCTCAGCGACG GGAAGCCCGTCAGCCTGAGCTACAGATGCCCATGCCGATTCTTCGAAAGCCATGTTGCCAGAGCCAACGTCAAGCATCTCAAAATTCTTAACACTCCAAACTGTGCCCTTCAGATTGT AGCCCGGCTGAAGAACAACAACAGACAAGTGTGCATTGACCCGAAGCTAAAGTGGATTCAGGAGTACCTGGAGAAAGCTTTAAACAA GAGGTTCAAGATGTGA
- the CXCL12 gene encoding stromal cell-derived factor 1 isoform X1 translates to MNAKVVVVLALVLTALCLSDGKPVSLSYRCPCRFFESHVARANVKHLKILNTPNCALQIVARLKNNNRQVCIDPKLKWIQEYLEKALNKGRREEKVGKKEKIGKKKRQKKRKAAHKRKN, encoded by the exons ATGAACGCCAAGGTCGTGGTCGTGCTGGCTCTCGTGCTGACCGCGCTCTGCCTCAGCGACG GGAAGCCCGTCAGCCTGAGCTACAGATGCCCATGCCGATTCTTCGAAAGCCATGTTGCCAGAGCCAACGTCAAGCATCTCAAAATTCTTAACACTCCAAACTGTGCCCTTCAGATTGT AGCCCGGCTGAAGAACAACAACAGACAAGTGTGCATTGACCCGAAGCTAAAGTGGATTCAGGAGTACCTGGAGAAAGCTTTAAACAA GGGGCGCAGAGAAgaaaaagtggggaaaaaagaaaagataggaaaAAAGAAGCGACAGAAGAAGAGAAAGGCTGCCCACAAAAGGAAAAACTAG
- the CXCL12 gene encoding stromal cell-derived factor 1 isoform X3 — protein MNAKVVVVLALVLTALCLSDGKPVSLSYRCPCRFFESHVARANVKHLKILNTPNCALQIVARLKNNNRQVCIDPKLKWIQEYLEKALNNLISAAPAGKRVVTGARALHPSPPRACPTARALCEIHLWPPPEWSWPSPGDV, from the exons ATGAACGCCAAGGTCGTGGTCGTGCTGGCTCTCGTGCTGACCGCGCTCTGCCTCAGCGACG GGAAGCCCGTCAGCCTGAGCTACAGATGCCCATGCCGATTCTTCGAAAGCCATGTTGCCAGAGCCAACGTCAAGCATCTCAAAATTCTTAACACTCCAAACTGTGCCCTTCAGATTGT AGCCCGGCTGAAGAACAACAACAGACAAGTGTGCATTGACCCGAAGCTAAAGTGGATTCAGGAGTACCTGGAGAAAGCTTTAAACAA CCTGATCAGCGCCGCACCAGCCGGGAAGAGGGTGGTCACTGGGGCTCGTGCCTTGCATCCCTCTCCTCCCAGGGCCTGCCCCACAGCTCGGGCCCTCTGTGAGATCCATCTTTGGCCTCCTCCAGAATGGAGCTGGCCCTCTCCTGGGGATGTGTAA